In Flavobacterium gelatinilyticum, a genomic segment contains:
- the def gene encoding peptide deformylase, whose amino-acid sequence MILPIVGYGDPVLRKVGTAITPDYPNLKETIANMYETMYNAYGVGLAAPQVGLPIRIFVIDTTPFSDDEDLPADEQKDLKGFKRTFINAKIVKEEGEEWSFNEGCLSIPDVREDVYRKPTVTIEYCEEDFVMKTEVFDGLIARVIQHEYDHIEGVLFTDKISSLKKRLIQKKLKNITEGKTFQEYRMKFAAAKKGR is encoded by the coding sequence ATGATTTTACCAATTGTAGGATATGGTGATCCTGTTTTAAGAAAAGTAGGTACGGCAATAACACCGGATTATCCAAACCTGAAAGAAACGATAGCAAACATGTACGAAACCATGTATAATGCTTACGGTGTTGGACTTGCTGCACCGCAGGTAGGTTTGCCAATTCGTATATTTGTGATTGATACAACTCCTTTTAGCGACGATGAAGATTTACCGGCTGATGAACAAAAGGATTTAAAAGGATTTAAAAGAACTTTTATCAATGCTAAAATCGTTAAGGAAGAAGGTGAGGAGTGGAGTTTTAACGAAGGATGCTTAAGTATTCCGGATGTTCGTGAAGATGTATATAGAAAACCAACCGTTACAATTGAATACTGCGAAGAAGATTTTGTAATGAAAACAGAAGTTTTCGATGGTTTAATTGCCAGAGTTATCCAGCACGAATACGACCACATCGAAGGGGTTTTATTTACAGATAAAATATCTTCACTGAAAAAGCGTTTGATCCAGAAGAAATTGAAAAATATTACTGAAGGTAAAACTTTTCAGGAATACAGAATGAAATTTGCAGCTGCTAAAAAAGGCAGATAA
- a CDS encoding FUSC family protein: MIDRISKFTNSTSFLNASKVTIASVVPVLILNFLGHFEIGFTIALGAFYTYPSDIPSSLIHKIKGLIVASFIVSGVNLLVNFAYPYPLIFYPFLGFLLFLCSMISVYGQRATLVSFSALLSISLSFGHLHEGWEAVQYSGFIFVGGILYLIVSLIFHFVQPYKYIELQIAEGIKLTAKYLKLRGDLWSPEANREKIIEKQLAIQVDLNLIHEDLRKMLIGNQSASGTTSQNRKMLLVFITLVEIQELALYTSFDHSKLHEKFDKHPEVLRTYQNVAYKLASTLKKLSKNVHTISVYVDKNDLKNELDALEFAIFDYEKTLGKEAAAEGVLMLTNMLKYAKNQVGKIKTIQRALSLAMQSYKLKDKDKELEKFLTPQYYPIRTLLENLSLSSSIFRHSLRLTITILVGLFIGEALDLQNTYWILLTIVVIMRPGYGLTKERSYNRMFGTVLGGLLAFGIVSVVQNHVALSIFSIVCMLLGISFTQINYKISATFVTMYVVFIYGILTPNVVEVIQFRILDSLTGATLAFIANQFLWPAWEFINTPIHLENSIRANRNYLKEIADFYNAKGEIPTSYRLSRKNAFVEIGNLMTSFQRMMQEPKSKQKTMPLVNKLVVLNHSLLSALASLSTYIQSHQTTSASESFNYIIRTILLNLEHSISILRNETIITDTFFDKEDVTLQFEELKRKNFNRLAADDELDKETRQAKMQEAQMVIEQLIWMSNLAEKILKITKELKTTNPD; encoded by the coding sequence ATGATTGACCGTATTTCGAAATTCACCAACAGCACATCTTTTTTAAATGCATCAAAAGTTACTATTGCCTCAGTTGTGCCTGTACTGATTTTGAATTTTTTAGGGCATTTTGAAATAGGTTTTACCATTGCACTAGGAGCTTTCTACACCTATCCAAGTGATATCCCAAGTTCGCTGATCCATAAAATAAAAGGTCTTATTGTGGCTTCTTTTATCGTTTCGGGAGTAAATTTATTAGTTAATTTTGCCTATCCATATCCGCTTATATTTTATCCCTTTTTAGGTTTTTTATTATTTTTATGTTCAATGATCTCAGTTTACGGCCAGCGCGCTACTCTGGTTTCGTTTTCTGCTTTATTATCAATTTCTTTATCATTCGGGCATTTGCATGAAGGCTGGGAAGCGGTTCAGTATTCCGGTTTTATTTTTGTCGGTGGTATTTTATATTTGATTGTTTCCTTAATATTCCATTTTGTACAGCCTTATAAATATATAGAATTGCAAATTGCCGAAGGAATTAAGCTAACGGCAAAATACCTTAAGTTAAGAGGCGATTTATGGAGTCCCGAAGCTAATCGTGAGAAAATAATCGAAAAACAACTGGCCATACAGGTTGATCTGAATTTAATTCATGAAGATCTGCGAAAAATGCTTATTGGCAATCAAAGCGCCTCCGGGACTACAAGTCAAAACCGTAAAATGCTTTTGGTTTTTATTACCCTTGTTGAAATTCAGGAACTTGCTTTGTATACTTCGTTTGACCACAGCAAACTTCATGAAAAATTTGACAAACATCCCGAAGTTCTCAGGACGTATCAAAACGTGGCTTATAAACTGGCTTCGACTTTAAAAAAGCTTTCAAAAAATGTGCATACTATCAGCGTTTATGTTGATAAGAATGATCTCAAAAACGAACTGGACGCATTAGAATTTGCCATTTTTGATTATGAAAAAACATTAGGAAAAGAAGCCGCTGCAGAGGGTGTTTTGATGCTGACCAATATGCTAAAATATGCTAAAAATCAGGTTGGAAAAATCAAAACCATTCAGCGTGCTTTATCACTTGCCATGCAGTCCTATAAACTAAAAGATAAGGACAAAGAACTGGAAAAATTCTTAACACCGCAATATTACCCTATACGAACACTACTTGAGAATTTAAGCCTTTCATCATCGATTTTCAGGCATTCATTACGTTTAACCATTACTATATTAGTAGGTTTATTTATTGGTGAAGCACTTGATCTGCAAAATACGTACTGGATTTTACTGACCATTGTAGTAATCATGCGTCCGGGCTACGGTTTAACAAAAGAGCGATCGTATAATCGTATGTTCGGAACGGTTTTGGGCGGTTTATTAGCTTTCGGGATAGTATCTGTGGTTCAAAACCATGTTGCTTTGAGTATTTTTTCTATTGTGTGCATGCTTTTGGGTATATCTTTTACTCAGATTAACTATAAAATCAGTGCTACATTTGTAACCATGTATGTGGTTTTTATATACGGAATTTTAACGCCGAATGTGGTCGAGGTTATTCAGTTTAGAATATTGGATTCCCTGACCGGAGCGACTTTAGCTTTTATTGCTAATCAGTTTTTATGGCCGGCATGGGAATTTATCAATACCCCTATTCATCTCGAAAATTCGATCAGGGCAAACAGAAATTACTTAAAAGAAATTGCTGATTTCTATAATGCAAAAGGAGAAATTCCAACTTCGTACCGATTATCGAGAAAAAATGCTTTTGTTGAAATTGGAAATTTAATGACATCTTTTCAGCGTATGATGCAGGAACCTAAGTCAAAGCAAAAAACAATGCCTTTGGTAAATAAACTTGTGGTATTGAATCATTCGCTTTTGTCTGCCTTAGCCTCTTTGTCTACTTATATACAATCACATCAGACTACATCGGCATCAGAATCTTTTAACTATATCATCAGAACGATTTTACTAAATCTGGAACATTCTATTTCGATTTTAAGAAACGAAACCATTATTACGGATACGTTTTTTGACAAGGAAGATGTTACTTTACAGTTTGAAGAACTAAAACGTAAAAACTTTAATCGATTGGCTGCAGATGATGAACTGGACAAAGAAACACGTCAGGCCAAAATGCAGGAGGCTCAGATGGTGATCGAACAATTAATCTGGATGAGCAATCTGGCAGAAAAAATCCTGAAAATCACAAAAGAGCTAAAAACAACAAATCCAGATTAA
- a CDS encoding malate:quinone oxidoreductase, whose protein sequence is MPDNTIRSSSDVVLIGAGIMSATLGLILKELQPDIKIEIYERLDVAAAESSDAWNNAGTGHSAFCELNYTPEKPDGSIDPKKAVSIAESFEISRQFWSYLVQQNKVPSPENFIKSVPHMSFVWGEKNVEYLKKRFEILQSNPIFSEMTFSTDFQKLKEWMPLVMEGREEGEKLAATHMEIGTDVNFGALTRSMFNYLEKLDGVQLFFNHEVKKLRQREDKSWRIKIKDLSTGQKRKAYPKFVFIGAGGGSLPLLEKANVPEGHGYGGFPVSGQWLKCTNPEVIAKHQAKVYGKASVGAPPMSVPHIDTRVIDGEKALLFGPFAGFSTRFLKNGSYLDLPLSIKTNNLIPMLSAGYHNIPLTKYLIEQVRQSPKDRMKALREYLPSARSKDWVLERAGQRVQVIKKDEKEGGVLEFGTEVISTHDGTLAVLLGASPGASTAVAIMIDLIGRCFGGQIKTPEWEAKLKEMIPSYGKTLNDNPELLAELRKYTAEVLKIK, encoded by the coding sequence ATGCCTGACAATACAATACGTTCCAGTAGTGATGTAGTGCTTATTGGAGCTGGAATTATGAGTGCAACTCTTGGTTTAATCTTAAAAGAACTGCAGCCGGATATAAAAATTGAAATTTACGAAAGATTAGATGTGGCGGCTGCCGAAAGTTCAGACGCATGGAATAATGCCGGAACCGGACACTCTGCATTTTGTGAGCTAAATTATACTCCAGAGAAACCTGACGGAAGTATTGATCCTAAAAAAGCAGTCAGTATTGCAGAATCTTTTGAAATATCACGCCAGTTTTGGTCATATTTAGTACAGCAGAATAAAGTTCCTTCGCCGGAAAACTTTATCAAAAGTGTTCCTCATATGAGTTTTGTATGGGGAGAAAAAAATGTAGAATATCTTAAAAAGAGATTTGAAATTCTTCAAAGCAATCCTATTTTTTCTGAAATGACTTTTAGTACAGATTTTCAAAAACTAAAAGAATGGATGCCTCTTGTAATGGAAGGAAGAGAAGAAGGCGAAAAATTGGCTGCGACACACATGGAAATTGGTACCGATGTTAACTTTGGCGCCCTTACCAGAAGCATGTTTAATTATCTTGAAAAATTAGACGGCGTACAATTATTCTTCAATCACGAAGTTAAAAAATTAAGACAACGCGAAGACAAATCCTGGAGAATCAAGATCAAAGATCTTTCTACAGGACAAAAGCGTAAAGCATACCCTAAATTTGTATTTATTGGTGCCGGAGGAGGATCATTGCCTTTGCTTGAAAAAGCAAATGTTCCTGAAGGCCACGGTTACGGAGGTTTTCCGGTAAGCGGACAATGGTTAAAATGTACAAATCCGGAGGTAATTGCCAAGCATCAGGCAAAAGTATACGGAAAAGCCAGTGTTGGTGCGCCGCCAATGTCGGTTCCGCATATTGATACCCGTGTAATTGATGGTGAAAAAGCGCTTCTTTTTGGGCCTTTCGCCGGATTCTCAACACGTTTCTTAAAAAATGGTTCTTATTTAGACCTGCCTTTATCAATCAAAACAAACAACTTAATCCCAATGTTATCTGCGGGATATCATAATATTCCTTTAACCAAATATTTAATCGAGCAGGTTCGTCAGTCTCCAAAAGACAGAATGAAAGCACTTCGTGAATACCTTCCTTCGGCACGCTCGAAAGACTGGGTACTGGAAAGAGCCGGACAGCGTGTTCAGGTTATTAAAAAAGATGAAAAAGAGGGCGGTGTTCTTGAATTTGGAACAGAAGTAATCAGTACACACGACGGAACTTTGGCTGTTTTGTTAGGAGCTTCTCCGGGTGCATCTACTGCTGTTGCTATCATGATTGATTTAATCGGCAGATGTTTTGGCGGTCAGATAAAAACACCGGAATGGGAAGCCAAACTTAAAGAAATGATTCCTTCTTATGGTAAAACATTAAATGATAATCCGGAACTTTTAGCAGAATTAAGAAAATATACTGCAGAGGTTTTAAAAATTAAATAA
- the ruvX gene encoding Holliday junction resolvase RuvX, which yields MPRILSIDYGQKRTGIAVTDEMKIIASGLTTIPTHNLIDFLKDYFAKEKVEAVLIGEPKQMNGQPSESASVINGFVTHFSNIFPDMKVIRVDERFTSKMAFQTMIDSGLSKKQRQNKGLIDEISATIMLQDYLSFNRF from the coding sequence ATGCCAAGAATCCTCTCTATAGATTACGGACAAAAACGTACGGGAATTGCAGTTACAGACGAAATGAAGATTATTGCTTCGGGTTTAACTACAATTCCAACCCATAATTTAATTGACTTTTTAAAAGATTATTTTGCAAAAGAAAAGGTAGAAGCGGTTTTAATTGGCGAACCGAAACAAATGAATGGACAGCCCTCTGAGAGTGCTTCTGTTATAAACGGTTTTGTAACGCATTTTTCAAATATTTTTCCGGATATGAAAGTTATTCGAGTCGATGAACGCTTTACTTCAAAAATGGCATTCCAAACCATGATCGACAGTGGGCTAAGTAAGAAACAGCGCCAGAATAAAGGGCTTATCGATGAAATTTCTGCAACTATTATGCTTCAGGATTATCTTTCTTTTAATCGTTTTTAA
- a CDS encoding LTA synthase family protein: MDNYKRNVFLFLERFILIFFVYQLTRILFYYLNLDLFHQLDYRVFIGGFFFDLAAITYINILFAIAHIVPGNFKYTKIYQETLRIAFYVVNIIFIATNFIDIIYYRFTNRRSTYGMITAKGMEHEAFILIPSFLKEFWYIAILFLVICFLLWKLIPKAAKTVEIEKLTRRNYLEMTAIISVFILGAVVVIRGGVQEKPIRIVDGIKFGNLNNSALVLNTPFTILKTFSKKNDLEKAAFFNPKELNSIYCPVQSIRSNEAKIKKNVVIIILESFGNENINRGQTPFLDSLITKSHYFKNAFANGKVSIDAVPSVISSIPSLMNSPFITSSFSLNRTQSLPHMLKKENYHTSFFHGAFNGSQNFDQYCKSAEFDEYYGKDEYTGKEAFDGRWGIFDDEFMQFYASKLNSFRQPFFSTIFTISSHNPYIIPDKYKGKFPKGETVIQESIAYTDFALRNFFKTIQKEDWYKNTLFVITADHTSSSGNKAIDQTSLGKFRIPILFFDPSVPDFKGVDERIFQQVDIMPSVLDYLHINTDVVSFGKSYKSKQNFAVHYLQGTYYYINNDYYMAFANNEAIGFYNWKKDPLLKHNLMHTETKLVKESEKFLKAYIQSFNNRVLDNELSI, from the coding sequence ATGGACAATTACAAAAGAAATGTCTTTCTGTTTTTAGAAAGATTTATTCTCATTTTCTTCGTTTACCAACTCACACGAATTCTGTTTTATTACCTAAATCTTGATTTATTTCACCAATTAGATTACAGAGTCTTTATAGGCGGATTTTTCTTTGATCTTGCCGCTATTACTTATATAAATATTCTGTTTGCCATAGCACATATTGTTCCCGGCAATTTTAAATATACTAAAATTTATCAGGAAACACTTCGAATTGCTTTTTATGTTGTTAATATCATTTTTATTGCAACGAATTTTATTGACATTATTTATTATCGTTTTACTAACAGGCGAAGTACATATGGCATGATTACGGCCAAAGGAATGGAACATGAAGCTTTTATCCTGATCCCTTCATTTTTAAAAGAATTTTGGTATATCGCAATTCTTTTTCTTGTCATTTGCTTTCTTTTATGGAAATTAATCCCAAAAGCTGCTAAAACTGTTGAAATTGAAAAGTTAACGCGCAGGAATTATTTAGAAATGACAGCCATTATCTCCGTTTTTATTTTGGGAGCGGTTGTGGTAATCAGAGGAGGTGTACAAGAAAAACCCATCAGAATTGTTGACGGAATTAAATTTGGAAACTTAAACAATTCCGCATTGGTTTTAAACACGCCTTTTACTATCCTAAAAACTTTTTCAAAAAAGAATGATCTTGAAAAAGCGGCTTTTTTCAATCCAAAGGAACTCAATTCTATTTACTGTCCGGTTCAGTCCATACGATCAAACGAAGCTAAAATCAAAAAAAATGTTGTCATTATTATTTTAGAAAGTTTTGGAAATGAAAATATTAATCGCGGACAAACTCCTTTTTTGGATTCACTGATTACAAAATCACACTATTTTAAAAATGCATTTGCTAACGGAAAAGTTTCTATTGATGCTGTTCCTTCCGTTATTTCAAGTATTCCAAGTTTAATGAACAGTCCGTTTATTACTTCCAGTTTCTCATTAAACAGAACACAGAGCCTTCCTCATATGCTGAAAAAAGAAAACTACCATACTTCTTTTTTTCATGGCGCATTTAACGGAAGCCAAAACTTTGACCAATATTGCAAATCTGCAGAATTCGACGAATACTATGGAAAAGACGAATATACAGGTAAAGAAGCTTTTGATGGGCGCTGGGGAATTTTCGATGATGAATTTATGCAATTCTATGCTTCAAAATTAAACTCATTCAGACAACCTTTTTTCAGTACAATATTTACTATTTCCTCGCACAATCCTTATATCATTCCGGATAAATACAAAGGTAAATTCCCTAAGGGTGAAACTGTAATTCAGGAAAGTATTGCTTATACTGATTTTGCATTGCGTAATTTTTTCAAAACTATTCAAAAAGAAGACTGGTACAAAAATACCTTGTTTGTTATTACGGCTGATCATACATCATCCAGCGGCAATAAAGCTATTGACCAGACAAGTCTGGGTAAATTCAGGATTCCGATTTTATTCTTCGATCCTTCGGTGCCCGACTTTAAAGGAGTTGACGAGAGAATTTTTCAGCAGGTTGATATAATGCCAAGCGTTCTGGATTATTTGCATATTAATACCGATGTGGTCAGCTTTGGAAAAAGTTATAAATCAAAACAAAATTTTGCAGTTCATTATCTGCAGGGAACGTATTACTACATTAATAATGACTACTATATGGCTTTTGCTAATAATGAAGCTATTGGTTTTTATAACTGGAAAAAAGATCCATTGCTAAAACACAATCTGATGCACACAGAAACTAAGCTGGTCAAAGAATCCGAAAAATTCTTAAAAGCTTACATTCAGTCTTTCAATAATCGTGTGTTAGATAATGAATTAAGTATCTAA
- a CDS encoding PAS domain-containing protein produces MNQENQPRTPVTVIDKEVAWDKSQVIMSKTNAYGIIEYANEVFVDVCGYEDYELMGQPHNIIRHPDMPKVIFKVLWENLKNGKNFHAIVKNLAKTGRYYWVITDFDIARDENGVIVNYFARRQSVPQEVITMHIEPLYKKLLQIEAASGVEFSEKYLIGFLEEKKRTYVEYIKELIFEHEKAHAKFANYEQEEEEEEQRGFFSRLFSR; encoded by the coding sequence ATGAATCAAGAAAATCAACCTAGAACTCCAGTTACAGTTATTGACAAAGAAGTTGCATGGGACAAATCACAAGTAATTATGAGTAAAACAAATGCTTATGGTATTATTGAATATGCCAATGAAGTTTTTGTTGACGTTTGTGGCTATGAAGATTACGAATTAATGGGACAGCCGCACAATATTATTCGCCATCCGGATATGCCGAAGGTTATTTTTAAAGTGCTTTGGGAAAATCTTAAAAACGGAAAAAACTTTCACGCTATTGTAAAAAACCTGGCTAAAACAGGCAGGTATTACTGGGTTATTACAGATTTTGACATTGCGAGAGATGAAAACGGTGTTATTGTAAACTATTTTGCAAGAAGACAATCTGTACCTCAGGAAGTGATTACAATGCATATTGAGCCTTTGTACAAAAAATTACTTCAAATTGAAGCGGCAAGCGGTGTTGAATTCAGCGAGAAATATTTAATAGGTTTTCTGGAAGAAAAAAAGAGAACGTATGTTGAATATATTAAAGAGCTTATTTTTGAGCATGAAAAAGCACATGCAAAATTTGCAAATTACGAACAGGAAGAAGAGGAAGAAGAACAGAGAGGTTTTTTCAGCCGATTATTCAGCCGATAA
- a CDS encoding 2,3,4,5-tetrahydropyridine-2,6-dicarboxylate N-succinyltransferase, producing the protein MNSLQTIIEQAWENRALLQETATTNAIREVIELVDAGKLRVAEPVGDKWQVNEWVKKAVVMYFPIQKMETWESGIFEYHDKMLLKKGYAEKGIRVVPNAVARYGAYISSGVILMPSYVNIGAYVDEGTMVDTWATVGSCAQIGKNVHLSGGVGIGGVLEPLQAAPVIIEDGAFIGSRCIVVEGVHVGKEAVLGANVCLTASTKIIDVTGDEPVEMKGYVPARSVVIPGSYTKKFAAGEYQVPCALIIGTRKPSTDLKTSLNNALREYDVAV; encoded by the coding sequence ATGAATTCTTTACAGACTATAATTGAACAAGCTTGGGAAAACAGAGCTTTATTACAAGAAACAGCTACAACGAATGCTATTAGAGAAGTTATCGAATTGGTAGACGCAGGAAAATTGCGTGTTGCAGAACCTGTTGGCGACAAATGGCAGGTTAACGAATGGGTTAAAAAAGCCGTTGTAATGTATTTCCCAATTCAAAAAATGGAAACATGGGAATCCGGTATTTTTGAATACCACGATAAAATGTTACTTAAAAAAGGTTATGCTGAAAAAGGAATTCGTGTAGTACCAAATGCTGTAGCCCGTTATGGAGCTTATATATCAAGCGGTGTAATCTTAATGCCAAGTTATGTAAATATTGGTGCTTATGTAGACGAAGGAACTATGGTTGACACCTGGGCAACTGTAGGAAGCTGTGCTCAAATTGGTAAAAATGTTCACTTAAGCGGCGGTGTTGGTATTGGCGGGGTTTTAGAGCCATTGCAGGCAGCTCCTGTAATTATCGAAGACGGTGCTTTTATTGGTTCACGTTGTATTGTAGTAGAAGGTGTTCACGTTGGTAAAGAAGCTGTTCTTGGCGCTAACGTTTGTCTTACGGCTTCAACAAAAATTATCGATGTAACAGGCGACGAACCGGTTGAAATGAAAGGCTATGTACCTGCTCGTTCTGTGGTTATACCAGGAAGTTACACTAAGAAATTTGCTGCCGGAGAATACCAGGTTCCATGCGCATTAATCATTGGAACCCGCAAACCATCAACAGATTTGAAAACTTCTTTAAACAATGCGCTTCGTGAATACGATGTTGCAGTGTAA
- a CDS encoding glycosyltransferase family 2 protein, giving the protein MPKLKLSVIILTYNEENYIADAIRSVAFADEIIVLDSYSTDRTPEIVSAFNAKLIYRKFDNYSNQRNHAIQSASGEWILFLDADERVSTELKDEIVKSINSHEHDAYKIWFPHFFMGRFLFHYTDKVTRLIKNNNIHFENEVHEKLILKSKPGLLKNHMIHYTYKGLFNFISKKDKYAWFQAKMSVKKGKKATLFLLFFKPFYRFFHTYFIKRVFLDGVPGLAAAAIDAYGVFSRYAKIILLKKELE; this is encoded by the coding sequence ATGCCTAAATTAAAACTATCTGTAATTATTCTTACCTACAATGAAGAAAATTACATCGCCGATGCAATAAGGTCTGTTGCATTTGCAGACGAAATCATTGTATTAGACTCTTATAGTACAGACCGAACCCCGGAAATTGTTTCTGCTTTTAATGCAAAACTGATCTATCGCAAATTTGATAATTACAGTAATCAAAGAAATCATGCTATTCAATCAGCATCGGGGGAATGGATACTATTTTTAGATGCAGACGAAAGAGTCTCTACAGAACTAAAAGATGAAATAGTAAAAAGCATCAATTCTCATGAACATGATGCCTACAAAATATGGTTCCCTCATTTTTTTATGGGACGTTTTCTATTTCACTACACAGACAAAGTAACCCGGCTTATAAAAAACAATAATATACATTTTGAAAATGAGGTTCATGAAAAACTGATTTTGAAATCGAAGCCTGGACTGTTAAAAAATCATATGATTCATTATACCTATAAAGGACTCTTTAATTTTATAAGCAAAAAGGATAAATATGCTTGGTTTCAAGCAAAAATGTCAGTAAAAAAAGGTAAAAAAGCGACTCTTTTTCTATTATTTTTCAAACCCTTTTACAGATTCTTTCATACTTATTTTATAAAAAGAGTATTTCTTGACGGTGTTCCTGGTCTTGCTGCCGCCGCAATTGATGCTTATGGTGTTTTTTCTCGATATGCTAAAATAATCTTGCTAAAAAAGGAACTAGAATAA
- a CDS encoding glycosyltransferase family 9 protein, with protein sequence MKILVIQQKMIGDVLISSIICNNLRTAYPDAQIDYLVYASTTPVLEGNPNIDNIILFEERHRKSKKELLNLGFQIRNEKYDILIDAYSKLESWILVFLSNAKRKISYKKPGRNFLYTNNVPFEPFPKTNLGLAIERRLSLLEPLDLKINIDPIPKLFISEKENHDALALFEKHQVRKDRKTIMISLLGSEKLKTYPLGFMSKVVDYIADNADVNILFNYFPKQLEDAKAVLNACKPSTQQKIYFDLLGSDLRSFIAIMNQCDVIIGNDGGAINMAKALEKPSFIIFSPWIEKKIWATFEDGIHHLSVHLKDYRSDLFANKSEKMLKKESLSLYQEFKPEYFENQIKSFLEKNIN encoded by the coding sequence ATGAAGATACTTGTAATCCAACAAAAAATGATAGGAGATGTTTTGATTAGCAGTATTATATGCAATAATTTGCGTACCGCTTATCCAGATGCCCAAATTGATTATTTGGTTTACGCTTCGACCACTCCGGTTTTAGAAGGAAACCCAAATATTGACAACATCATTTTATTTGAAGAAAGACATCGTAAAAGCAAAAAAGAGTTATTAAATCTTGGTTTTCAGATTCGAAATGAAAAATACGATATTTTAATCGATGCTTACTCGAAATTAGAAAGCTGGATTCTGGTATTTTTAAGCAATGCCAAAAGAAAAATATCATACAAAAAACCGGGCAGAAATTTTCTTTACACTAATAATGTTCCTTTTGAACCTTTTCCTAAAACCAATTTAGGTTTAGCTATTGAAAGACGTCTTTCGTTATTAGAACCTTTAGATTTAAAAATAAACATCGATCCTATTCCTAAGTTATTTATTTCTGAAAAAGAAAATCACGATGCATTGGCTTTATTTGAAAAACATCAGGTTCGAAAAGACAGGAAAACTATAATGATCAGCCTTTTAGGAAGTGAGAAACTAAAAACATATCCTTTAGGATTTATGTCCAAAGTTGTTGATTATATTGCTGATAATGCCGATGTAAATATCCTTTTTAATTATTTCCCTAAACAATTAGAAGATGCTAAAGCCGTTCTTAATGCGTGCAAACCTTCAACACAGCAAAAGATTTATTTTGATCTATTAGGCAGTGATTTACGTTCTTTTATTGCTATTATGAATCAGTGCGACGTAATTATAGGAAACGACGGTGGTGCCATAAATATGGCGAAGGCATTAGAGAAACCTTCGTTTATAATTTTTTCTCCTTGGATCGAAAAGAAAATCTGGGCTACTTTTGAAGATGGCATTCATCATCTTTCTGTACATTTAAAGGATTACCGTTCGGATTTATTTGCTAATAAATCCGAAAAAATGCTGAAGAAAGAATCTTTGTCTTTGTATCAGGAATTTAAACCTGAGTATTTTGAAAATCAAATTAAATCATTTCTGGAAAAAAATATAAACTAA